The genomic window CAAAAGAGACGATTCAATATAATTCCAATCGAGCTTTAGAATTTCTAACAGATGAAATAAAACTAGGAAGAAAAATAGACTCTGATGCGGTTGCAGCCTTAGCTGAGGCTCCTGATTTTACGCTTCCTGATGGAGCCAAACCTATTGTTGTTTTTCAAGTTCCTGATGTTCCTCAACGAGTGATTTACTATACAAGACCAATTGAAGAGGGAGAGGTTTGGGAAGGACCAGATGTGCTTGAACGATGGGGACCTCGCTTTAATGAGGAAGGTCAATATGATGAAACCGAAATTAATAATCCTGAAAATTGGGAGTCTTCTATCTTAATTGATAGTATTGATAACACAGCACACACCCCTACTTGTGACACAGATTGGCAAGCTAGTAACCCTAATTCAACTGAAGGATTTAACGCTTGTGTTAATTCTGAAGAAAAACTGGTAAAACTTCATTTAGCCACTACCATAGATAATCCTACTTGGCATAACGAGATTAATTATCAAGTTGAAACGACGGCTTTTGCTAGAAGCAACCTAACCCAAGGATTTACTGAGGATACGCCTATATTCAGTGTTAGTAATAAAAAGTTAATGCTTGAAAAACCAGCAACTGTCAAGTTTGAAGTCTTAGGAGGTGAGATTACTTGTGGTGCTGGAGGGGTAGAAATTCCTGTGGAAACCAATCTTTATATTGATGAAACTAAACACAGTTGGGATGGTGATTCTCCCTTAAACTTACCTAATCAATCAGCAGGAACAACCTTTGATGTAGAGTCGATCGCAGGAAATGGTTCAATTTGTAATAAACACAATCTAACTGCTTCTAGTGCTGATCCAGACAGTCCACAGCTTGAAGTTCTGGTTAATGGAGATCCCGTGCCGGATGTTACCCCTTTTGCTGATCAGAATACCATTGAATTCTTTTTACAAGAGTATATTAAGGATGGAAAAATTAACATTGCTGAAAATCAAGTTATTTATCTGTTTGAACTAGGATCACGAGACAAAGGATCTTCAGCTTTTGATCTACAAGATAATGTTGTCCTAGCAACCGTTGAGAGTGCTAATTAACGTCAATTCGGGATAAGTCCAAAGGTTAACCAAATCGTTGCCTAACACACCTATTATTACGTTTGATATGCTCTTAACTCTTAACTCAGGTTAATTAATTCTCTTCTCCGGCATGATAGGAACTACGAACTAAAGGACCAGAACGAACATGAGAAAAACCCAAAGAACGAGCGATTTCTCCCAATTTTTCAAATTCTTCAGGAGTCCAATATTTCTGTACCGAAAGATGAGCTAAAGAAGGACGCATATATTGTCCTAACGTAATGCGATCGCATTGCACCCGTCTTAAATCCTTTAACGTTGTGATAATTTCTGTCTCGGTTTCCCCGTGACCTAACATTAACCCTGATTTTGTGGGAATGGTCGAATCTATTTCTTTAACCCATCGCAATACATCGAGCGATCGCTCATATTTTGCCCCTCGTCTCACTGGACCTTGTAAACGCTGCACCGTTTCAATATTATGGTTGTAGCAAGCTGGTTTTGCCTTTACAACGGTACTAATTCGTTCTTTTTGACTTTTTTGACCTCCTTGTCCTCCCCAAAAGTCCGGGGTTAAAACTTCTATGTCCGTGTTGGGGTTAAGGGTACGAATAGCAGTCATGGTTTTAACGAACCAGTTAGCCCCACCGTCTTCTAAATCATCCCGTGCAACGGAGGTAAGAACAACGTAGCTTAATCCTAATAATTTAACGGATTCTGCTACTTTTTGGGGTTCTTCTGGGTCTAGAGATATGGGTGCGTGACCTTTATCTACTTGGCAAAAGGCACAAGAACGGGTACAAGTTGGCCCCATTAACAGAAAGGTTGCTGTTCTATTACTGTAACATTCTCCACGATTAGGACAACGGCCTTCTTCGCAAATCGTATGAATATTACGAGTTTTTATAATTTTTTGAACGGTAGAAAGTTCACTTGCTTTTCCTATTGGTTTTTTT from Crocosphaera subtropica ATCC 51142 includes these protein-coding regions:
- the lipA gene encoding lipoyl synthase, with protein sequence MAKSSLKNDINITPIPYWLKKPIGKASELSTVQKIIKTRNIHTICEEGRCPNRGECYSNRTATFLLMGPTCTRSCAFCQVDKGHAPISLDPEEPQKVAESVKLLGLSYVVLTSVARDDLEDGGANWFVKTMTAIRTLNPNTDIEVLTPDFWGGQGGQKSQKERISTVVKAKPACYNHNIETVQRLQGPVRRGAKYERSLDVLRWVKEIDSTIPTKSGLMLGHGETETEIITTLKDLRRVQCDRITLGQYMRPSLAHLSVQKYWTPEEFEKLGEIARSLGFSHVRSGPLVRSSYHAGEEN